From one Lolium rigidum isolate FL_2022 chromosome 4, APGP_CSIRO_Lrig_0.1, whole genome shotgun sequence genomic stretch:
- the LOC124706759 gene encoding uncharacterized protein At1g08160-like, whose product MPATGRRSRRVAVLRCIIAALVVTVLLAGLAVLVFWLVVRPKPIEYTVTGALVKHFNITAPPAAALNATFYLTLAADNPNRRVSMRYESLELYVHYGEGEGAPQLAVADVPGFHQPSRNETRLEVRAVARAAPVADRAARELDHDRAAGQVAVEVRVSARVCFEVGRVRSRHYDMRAVCSPVVIGLSPKSARSFASVPCDVAIS is encoded by the coding sequence ATGCCGGCCACCGGTCGCCGCTCCAGGCGGGTAGCCGTCCTACGCTGCATCATCGCCGCGCTGGTCGTCACCGTGCTCCTTGCCGGCCTCGCCGTGCTCGTCTTCTGGCTCGTTGTCCGTCCCAAGCCCATCGAGTACACCGTGACAGGTGCCCTCGTCAAGCACTTCAACATCacggcgccgcccgccgccgcgctcAACGCCACCTTCTACCTCACCCTCGCGGCGGACAACCCGAACCGGCGCGTGTCCATGCGCTACGAGTCGCTGGAGCTGTACGTGCACTACGGCGAGGGCGAGGGGGCGCCGCAGCTGGCGGTCGCCGACGTGCCGGGCTTCCACCAGCCTAGCCGGAACGAGACGCGCCTCGAGGTGCGCGCTGTCGCGCGGGCGGCGCCGGTGGCCGACCGGGCCGCGCGGGAGCTCGACCACGACCGCGCCGCCGGCCAGGTGGCCGTGGAGGTGCGCGTGAGCGCGCGCGTCTGCTTCGAGGTCGGCCGCGTCAGGTCCAGGCACTACGACATGCGGGCGGTCTGCTCGCCGGTGGTCATCGGCTTGTCGCCCAAGTCGGCGCGGTCCTTCGCGAGCGTGCCGTGCGACGTCGCCATTTCGTGA